From Hirundo rustica isolate bHirRus1 chromosome 19, bHirRus1.pri.v3, whole genome shotgun sequence, a single genomic window includes:
- the SRSF1 gene encoding serine/arginine-rich splicing factor 1, producing MSGGGVIRGPAGNNDCRIYVGNLPPDIRTKDIEDVFYKYGAIRDIDLKNRRGGPPFAFVEFEDPRDAEDAVYGRDGYDYDGYRLRVEFPRSGRGTGRGGGGGGGGGAPRGRYGPPSRRSEYRVIVSGLPPSGSWQDLKDHMREAGDVCYADVFRDGTGVVEFVRKEDMTYAVRKLDNTKFRSHEGETAYIRVKVDGPRSPSYGRSRSRSRSRSRSRSRSNSRSRSYSPRRSRGSPRYSPRHSRSRSRT from the exons ATGTCCGGCGGCGGCGTCATCCGCGGCCCGGCCGGCAACAACGACTGCCGCATCTACGTGGGGAACCTGCCCCCCGACATCCGCACCAAGGACATCGAGGACGTGTTCTACAAGTACGGCGCCATCCGCGACATCGATTTGAAGAACCGCCGCGGGGGCCCGCCCTTCGCCTTCGTCGAGTTTGAGGACCCCAG GGACGCGGAGGACGCCGTCTACGGGCGGGACGGCTACGACTACGATGGGTATCGCCTCCGCGTGGAGTTCCCTCGGAGCGGCCGCGGCACCGGcagaggcggcggcggcggcggagggggAGGAGCCCCTCGGGGCCGGTACGGCCCCCCGTCCCGGCGCTCGGAGTACAGAGTGATCGTCTCGG GGCTGCCTCCAAGTGGAAGTTGGCAGGATTTAAAGGATCACATGCGTGAAGCAGGTGATGTATGTTATGCTGATGTTTTCCGAGATGGCACTGGTGTCGTGGAGTTTGTGCGGAAGGAAGACATGACCTACGCTGTGCGAAAGCTGGATAACACTAAATTTAGATCTCACGAG GGAGAAACTGCCTACATCCGTGTTAAAGTTGATGGCCCAAGAAGCCCAAGCTATGGAAGATCTCGGTCCCGCAGCCGTAGTCGTAGCAGGAGCCGTAGTCGAAGCAACAGCAGAAGCCGCAGTTATTCCCCAAGAAGAAGCAGAGGATCTCCACGCTACTCTCCCCGCCACAGCAGATCCCGATCTCGTACATAA